A single region of the Cyclopterus lumpus isolate fCycLum1 chromosome 16, fCycLum1.pri, whole genome shotgun sequence genome encodes:
- the zgc:174888 gene encoding uncharacterized protein zgc:174888 yields MSLPVLLLLSLLTVRCGGCDFDLEGVKNIKTTIDSNPTGFRTVFPKDYYVVHRYTKNMLCNTDPCCVFPAAVVLLESWHVLLGNLWDEHLNHSLILDLKQTLDKIIKKNINTERFQEETDLTEFSTLSSSPEELLRLTSELLTRWLDVGCLPLIKTCILPTFPPSVERKDYGPSRARLLTTRAISSEEEEQPDKMMDMTLPLSNGGPPSLSFLPSVWSPLLLRLYWWLLP; encoded by the exons ATGTCACTGCCAG TTTTGCTGTTGCTATCACTCTTGACTGTCCGATGTGGTGGATGTGACTTTGACTTGGAAGGtgtgaaaaacattaaaacgaCTATCGACTCTAATCCGACTGGATTT CGCACGGTATTTCCTAAAGATTACTATGTAGTGCACCGCTACACCAAAAACATGCTCTGTAACACTGATCCG TGTTGTGTGTTCCCTGCTGCAGTGGTCCTCCTCGAGTCCTGGCATGTGCTTCTCGGAAACCTCTGGGATGAGCACCTAAATCACTCCTTAATCCTCGATCTGAAGCAGACACTGgataaaattataaaaaagaacataaacacagag AGGTTCCAGGAGGAGACAGACCTGACCGAGTTCTCCACATTATCGTCGTCTCCTGAAGAACTACTCAGGCTAACGTCAGAACTTCTCACGCGATGGCTCGATGTCGGGTGCTTGCCTTTGATTAAAACCTGCATCCTGCCCactttccctccctctgttgAGAGGAAGGACTATGGCCCGTCCAGGGCCAGACTCTTGACGACCCGAGCTAtcagcagtgaggaggaagagcagcctGACAAGATGATGGACATGACACTGCCGCTGTCCAATGGAGGTCCTCCATCCCTTTCATTTTTGCCTTCTGTCTGGAGCCCCTTGCTATTGAGACTCTATTGGTGGTTGTTGCCATAG